In Janthinobacterium agaricidamnosum NBRC 102515 = DSM 9628, the DNA window GCAGCGGCTACATCCAGCAAATCGTCGCCGGCGAAGTGGCCGAGTTCACCCAGCGCTACCGTGGCGGCGCCAGGCCGCCGGTGGAGCTGGTGCTGCGCGCGCGCTTCAATCCGGCCTTGCAGCAGGCGTGGTTCGGCGCGCTGATGGAAATCATCAACCAGGTGACGATGCTGTCGATCATCCTGACCGGCGCCGCGCTGATACGCGAGCGCGAACACGGCACCATCGAGCATTTGCTGGTGATGCCGGTGACGCCGAGCGAAATCATGCTGGCCAAGGTATGGTCGATGGGACTGGTGGTGCTGGTCGCCGCCGGGCTGTCGCTGAACCTGGTGGTGCGCGGCGTGCTCAACGTGCCGGTCGAGGGGTCGGTGGCCTTGTTCCTGTGCGGCGCGGCGCTGCACCTGTTCGCGACGACGTCGATGGGCATCTTCATGGCGACGGTGGCGCGCAGCATGCCGCAATTCGGCATGCTGCTGATCCTGGTGCTGCTGCCGCTGCAAATGCTGTCCGGCGGCAGCACGCCGCGCGAAAGCATGCCGCAACTGGTGCAAAACATCATGCTGGTCGCGCCGACCACCCACTTTGTCGAACTGAGCCAGGCGATCCTGTATCGCGGCGCCGGTTTCGACGTGGTCTGGA includes these proteins:
- a CDS encoding ABC transporter permease produces the protein MRGLANIYRLGIKELWSLIRDPMMLILILYTFTLAIYVAATAKPETLHKASIAIVDEDASPLSARIAGAFYPPQFTTPAVISQAEVDAGLDAGRYTFVLTIPGKLQSDVLAGRRAVLQLNVDATRMSQAFSGSGYIQQIVAGEVAEFTQRYRGGARPPVELVLRARFNPALQQAWFGALMEIINQVTMLSIILTGAALIREREHGTIEHLLVMPVTPSEIMLAKVWSMGLVVLVAAGLSLNLVVRGVLNVPVEGSVALFLCGAALHLFATTSMGIFMATVARSMPQFGMLLILVLLPLQMLSGGSTPRESMPQLVQNIMLVAPTTHFVELSQAILYRGAGFDVVWKPFLALLAIGAALFTVSLSRFRKTISQMA